From the genome of Flavobacterium luteolum, one region includes:
- a CDS encoding MGH1-like glycoside hydrolase domain-containing protein: MSKKKILFILSSLFLIQSGWSQKSFPNLESAKNSINYKGNPANATDRKPLAFSDKGAWFAFGFLEGSNVQAGFSGPFLMTEQNGVWLSPSFVSLELKDENKQEVINWKSSLVSQNSFNSHLEQQFKNEKLEVKQQLVFLSGHSALQKTSITNKSTKSITIFPSYNASLFLEDLQLSNEKNTLKIVSTKSTAVGYIQFLKSNPEFEITKQGFKAQTEKLVLKPNETKEIIVSQSFIFPQYSWKTENETIQKTVFATLLNNTQKEKEKLLAELIAKKKNIYKDQIYSDFAAKLVLTLQNNTRIAAEGLKHGGLFPSYNYEWFHGFWAWDSWKHAVAVANYDTELAKNQMRALFDYQDPNGFIPDCIYRNNLLEENNYRNTKAPLAAWAIWKIYEKTKDADFIKEFYPKLKLYHNWWYKERDHDQDGLCEFGSTDGTVIAAKWESGMDNAVRFDDSKILKNGEKAYSLDQESVDLNSFLFAEKNYLNKMATILKLSDEAKKWKDESDALKLKIQKQFWDEATGWFYDTTIDGKTLIKAMGCEGYCPIWAEVATAEQAKSAKNNMIDPASLNTFVPLPTLAANHPKFKPNNGYWRGPIWLDQSYFGINGLEKYGYTKEANELAHKLMHNAEGALDKGTTIRENYQPLNGKGLEAFNFSWSASHYLMLLLEDK; encoded by the coding sequence ATGAGCAAAAAGAAAATACTTTTTATTCTTTCATCACTCTTTCTAATACAATCAGGTTGGTCTCAAAAAAGCTTTCCAAACTTAGAATCTGCTAAAAATAGCATTAATTATAAAGGAAATCCAGCAAACGCAACTGATAGAAAACCATTAGCATTCTCAGATAAAGGAGCTTGGTTTGCATTTGGATTTTTAGAAGGTTCAAATGTTCAAGCAGGATTTTCAGGGCCTTTTTTGATGACAGAACAAAACGGAGTTTGGTTAAGTCCATCATTTGTTTCGCTTGAGCTAAAAGACGAAAATAAACAGGAAGTAATCAACTGGAAAAGTTCATTGGTTTCACAAAACAGCTTCAACAGCCATTTAGAACAGCAGTTTAAGAATGAGAAATTAGAAGTAAAACAGCAATTGGTGTTTTTATCAGGCCATTCGGCTTTACAAAAAACAAGTATTACAAACAAAAGCACAAAATCAATCACTATTTTTCCTTCGTATAATGCGTCTCTTTTTTTAGAGGATTTGCAATTGTCTAATGAAAAAAACACTTTAAAAATCGTTTCTACAAAAAGTACTGCTGTAGGATACATTCAGTTTTTAAAATCAAATCCTGAATTTGAAATTACCAAACAAGGATTCAAAGCACAGACAGAAAAATTGGTTTTAAAACCAAATGAAACCAAAGAAATTATTGTTTCGCAAAGTTTTATTTTTCCACAGTATTCTTGGAAAACAGAAAATGAAACGATACAAAAAACGGTATTTGCTACGCTATTAAACAACACACAAAAAGAAAAAGAAAAACTATTGGCAGAGTTAATTGCCAAAAAGAAAAACATTTACAAAGATCAGATCTATTCAGATTTTGCAGCAAAATTGGTGCTGACTTTACAAAACAACACAAGAATTGCAGCAGAAGGATTAAAACATGGAGGTCTTTTTCCGAGTTATAATTACGAATGGTTTCACGGTTTTTGGGCTTGGGACAGTTGGAAACATGCCGTTGCAGTAGCCAATTATGATACCGAATTAGCTAAAAATCAAATGCGCGCTTTGTTCGATTATCAAGATCCAAATGGTTTTATTCCAGATTGTATTTACAGAAATAATCTTCTTGAAGAAAACAATTACAGAAATACAAAAGCACCACTTGCAGCTTGGGCAATCTGGAAGATTTATGAAAAAACGAAAGATGCTGATTTCATAAAAGAGTTTTATCCAAAGCTTAAATTATATCATAATTGGTGGTACAAAGAGCGTGATCACGATCAGGATGGTTTATGCGAATTTGGTTCGACAGATGGAACTGTGATCGCTGCAAAATGGGAAAGCGGAATGGATAATGCTGTTCGTTTTGATGATAGCAAAATCCTGAAAAATGGCGAAAAAGCGTATTCGTTAGATCAGGAAAGCGTTGATTTAAATTCGTTTCTATTTGCTGAGAAAAATTATCTGAATAAAATGGCGACCATTTTAAAATTAAGTGATGAAGCGAAAAAATGGAAAGACGAAAGTGATGCATTAAAACTGAAAATTCAAAAGCAATTTTGGGATGAAGCGACAGGCTGGTTTTATGACACGACAATTGACGGCAAAACATTGATAAAAGCAATGGGATGCGAAGGATATTGTCCGATTTGGGCAGAAGTTGCTACTGCAGAACAAGCCAAATCAGCAAAAAACAATATGATTGATCCAGCTAGTCTGAACACTTTTGTGCCTTTGCCAACATTGGCGGCAAATCATCCAAAGTTTAAGCCTAATAACGGATATTGGAGAGGGCCAATTTGGCTTGACCAAAGTTATTTTGGCATCAACGGATTAGAAAAATACGGTTACACAAAAGAAGCAAACGAACTGGCGCATAAACTGATGCATAATGCAGAAGGTGCTTTGGATAAAGGCACTACCATAAGAGAAAATTATCAGCCCTTAAACGGAAAAGGATTAGAAGCGTTTAACTTCAGCTGGTCGGCTTCGCATTATTTAATGCTACTTTTAGAGGATAAATAA
- a CDS encoding RagB/SusD family nutrient uptake outer membrane protein, translated as MKKIFLILSTIGLFTFTSCDDYLDQQSPDQLTSDNFWRNKADAESALASTYSQLECAVDEWAFAEVKWPVEAYREDINELGSDALNYQNWVELSTFTYTNGNSQFTSYWRINYRGISNANQVIDKLPQVPAAKISDEDRKQIEAEARFLRAYYHMKLILNWDQIYIRNKYVTKESDLNIPLSSRAEAWDFITSEFKAVAAVLPAKQSADKTGRATSGAANSYLGFAYLTRSYEETAQKQAFLNEALTAFSKVQGYELVKDYVSMFDGTMKNTKESIFELQFSETTANGAFYRNALHYWMAAAELGGWDEILPSPMLVNEFKKEGKVATTGNYDSRFYSTIFFKDPYFNDANNPLVLGTTYDDKFGDTDKPVYRKFIPSTQEKMDQEFTAINIPLMRYSNVLLMQAEALNELGRPAEAIPYINKVRARADMPAMTGTSGAEVKAQIEHERILEFPLENFRFYDLRRWGKTKQALDAVGRTGFDAAKNNFYPIPLTELQTN; from the coding sequence ATGAAAAAGATATTTTTAATATTATCCACTATAGGTTTATTCACTTTTACAAGCTGTGATGACTATTTGGATCAACAATCTCCAGATCAGCTTACATCAGATAATTTCTGGAGAAATAAAGCAGATGCCGAATCGGCTTTGGCGTCCACGTATTCACAATTAGAATGCGCTGTTGACGAATGGGCTTTCGCCGAAGTAAAATGGCCAGTTGAAGCATATCGTGAAGACATAAACGAATTAGGAAGCGATGCATTGAACTACCAAAACTGGGTTGAACTTTCTACTTTTACCTACACAAACGGAAACAGCCAGTTTACTAGTTATTGGAGAATTAACTATAGAGGAATTAGTAATGCCAATCAGGTTATTGATAAATTGCCACAAGTTCCTGCAGCAAAAATTAGCGATGAAGATCGCAAGCAAATTGAGGCAGAGGCTCGTTTTTTACGTGCATATTACCACATGAAATTGATTCTAAATTGGGATCAAATCTATATCAGAAATAAATATGTTACAAAAGAAAGCGATCTAAACATTCCGTTGTCAAGCCGTGCAGAAGCTTGGGATTTTATTACAAGCGAATTTAAAGCTGTAGCAGCTGTTTTGCCTGCAAAACAATCTGCAGATAAAACAGGACGTGCAACAAGCGGTGCAGCAAATAGTTATTTAGGATTTGCATATTTGACAAGATCTTATGAAGAAACAGCCCAAAAACAAGCTTTCCTAAATGAAGCGCTTACGGCATTTAGCAAAGTGCAAGGATATGAGCTGGTAAAAGATTATGTTTCTATGTTTGACGGAACAATGAAAAATACTAAAGAATCGATTTTTGAACTTCAGTTTTCAGAAACTACAGCAAACGGAGCATTCTACCGCAATGCACTTCACTACTGGATGGCAGCGGCTGAGCTTGGCGGATGGGACGAAATTCTTCCAAGTCCAATGCTTGTAAATGAATTCAAAAAAGAAGGAAAAGTTGCGACAACAGGAAACTATGATTCACGTTTTTACAGCACAATTTTCTTCAAAGATCCATATTTTAATGATGCTAATAATCCATTAGTATTAGGAACAACATACGATGATAAATTTGGAGATACAGACAAACCAGTATATCGTAAATTTATTCCAAGCACACAGGAAAAAATGGATCAGGAATTTACAGCAATTAATATTCCTTTAATGCGATATTCAAATGTATTGTTGATGCAGGCAGAAGCTTTAAATGAATTGGGTCGTCCAGCAGAAGCGATTCCGTATATCAATAAAGTTCGCGCTAGAGCAGATATGCCTGCAATGACAGGAACAAGTGGTGCTGAGGTAAAAGCGCAAATCGAGCACGAAAGAATTTTAGAATTCCCTCTTGAAAATTTCCGTTTTTACGATTTACGCCGTTGGGGAAAAACAAAACAAGCTCTTGATGCAGTTGGACGCACAGGTTTCGACGCAGCAAAGAATAACTTTTACCCAATTCCATTGACAGAATTGCAAACGAATTAA
- a CDS encoding SusC/RagA family TonB-linked outer membrane protein, with amino-acid sequence MNRKLIRVIYFIPLLLCLWLPNISFAQAQKTISGKVTDDKNNTLPGVSISIKDSKYNAGTDIDGNYTLVYPSTLENPIIVFSYVGFISISESINNRSELNVSMQEETNKLNEVVIIGYGTQKKSNVTGAISTVKKESLETRATTSPSEALQGLVAGVNVQKSGGVAGASVSVKIRGVNTFGATEPLYIIDGFQGSINTINPTNIESMEVLKDGAAAAIYGSVAANGVIIVTTKNGQKEGVKVDFSSFLSITNPSKTLDMLDADGYCTVNKRMYDEYNKYATSPKPLPAYITAPSDVNTDWQDEVFRSGFTQNYGLGIQGRQGDFKFALYGNFVKQKGIVIDNEFGQQTGSARVSFKKSIFDIDAKMAYMGTQNALPNFQLKEVYTMAPLVPVYDENEEYGYGLANKNGLPAGTNPVAEEHFRKSNDIGQDITANIAATANIAPWLKYKLAYSYRVKNNQQTAHFPPYIANPKEVHLYPMQTELRTTWNEQILDNIITIDKTFGKHVFGLMLGNTFNSQASNWNQVSVEGKTTDYTVENGQLVSIDRPSGFLDPGFETIGAGRGGTYSADGSKFQYNRVSFFSRLNYSYNDRYLLQVTVRKDGSSKFGEDSRWGTFPSIALGWKIEQEDFFPKDMILSTLKLRASWGQLGNEAALGYYSANTLIKTGNFLGNGYVQGIGSNPWPGSIATALENRNLQWETTDSKNIGIDYTLLKGKISGSMNYYHNVTDNLLITKKLAPSAGIDDPVLNVGKISNSGFEFEVNYRDQVNEFKYNAGLNLTTLKNKVEELANDGQTIYGEGLKYGDEHFPTQARVGSPISGFYLYKTDGIFQSAEEVAAHNKNGVLLQPNAQPGDIRFKDLNGDGVIDENDKAYAGTGLPKLEVNLSLGASYKGFDFSALIGSGWGNKLYNGNRYFYESMNAGTNMLASTLNSWTPENHSNIPRAVLQDPNGNSRESDRFLESGDFIRMRQLQFGYTIPNKMLGKAKIDKLRFYVSVENLFTITNYSGIDPEFSRDKVIDTGVDRFVYPFTRSFVSGVQYIF; translated from the coding sequence ATGAACAGAAAACTAATTAGGGTAATTTATTTTATTCCTCTGCTGTTATGCTTGTGGCTGCCAAACATCAGTTTTGCACAAGCACAAAAAACAATTTCAGGAAAAGTGACGGATGACAAAAATAATACGCTGCCTGGGGTAAGTATTTCGATTAAAGATTCTAAATACAATGCTGGGACAGATATTGATGGAAATTACACCTTAGTGTATCCATCGACGTTGGAGAATCCGATTATTGTTTTTTCTTATGTAGGATTTATATCCATAAGTGAGAGTATAAACAATCGTTCGGAGCTTAATGTATCTATGCAGGAAGAAACCAATAAATTGAATGAAGTAGTTATTATTGGTTATGGAACTCAAAAGAAAAGTAATGTTACAGGAGCTATTTCTACAGTAAAAAAAGAAAGCCTTGAAACTCGTGCGACAACAAGTCCATCAGAAGCTCTTCAAGGATTAGTTGCCGGAGTAAATGTGCAAAAAAGTGGTGGTGTTGCAGGTGCTTCAGTAAGCGTGAAAATTCGTGGTGTAAATACTTTCGGAGCAACAGAACCACTTTATATCATTGACGGTTTTCAGGGATCTATTAATACCATAAACCCAACTAATATAGAATCGATGGAGGTTCTTAAAGACGGTGCCGCAGCTGCAATTTACGGATCTGTCGCTGCAAATGGTGTAATTATCGTAACGACTAAAAATGGACAAAAAGAAGGCGTAAAAGTAGATTTCAGTTCTTTTTTAAGCATTACAAATCCATCAAAAACATTAGATATGTTAGATGCTGACGGTTATTGTACTGTCAATAAAAGAATGTATGATGAGTACAATAAATATGCAACTTCACCAAAACCGCTTCCAGCTTATATTACAGCACCATCAGATGTAAATACAGATTGGCAGGACGAAGTTTTCCGTTCTGGTTTTACACAAAACTATGGTTTAGGAATTCAGGGAAGACAGGGAGATTTTAAATTTGCTCTTTATGGTAATTTTGTGAAGCAAAAAGGTATTGTAATAGATAACGAATTTGGTCAGCAAACGGGTAGTGCGAGAGTTAGTTTTAAAAAATCAATTTTTGATATCGATGCAAAAATGGCGTACATGGGAACGCAAAATGCATTGCCAAATTTTCAGCTAAAAGAAGTATATACGATGGCTCCTTTGGTTCCTGTTTATGATGAAAATGAGGAATACGGTTACGGACTAGCGAATAAAAATGGTTTACCAGCAGGAACAAATCCAGTTGCCGAAGAGCATTTTAGAAAAAGCAATGACATCGGACAGGACATAACGGCAAATATTGCTGCAACTGCAAACATTGCTCCATGGTTAAAATACAAACTGGCTTATTCTTACCGTGTAAAGAATAATCAGCAGACTGCACACTTTCCGCCGTATATTGCAAATCCAAAAGAAGTGCATCTTTATCCAATGCAGACAGAGTTGAGAACAACTTGGAATGAGCAGATATTAGATAATATTATCACAATCGATAAAACCTTCGGAAAACATGTTTTTGGTTTAATGTTGGGTAATACGTTTAACAGCCAGGCTTCAAACTGGAATCAGGTTAGTGTTGAAGGAAAAACAACTGATTATACTGTAGAAAACGGACAGTTGGTTTCTATCGATCGTCCTTCTGGATTCCTTGATCCTGGTTTTGAAACCATTGGCGCAGGAAGAGGAGGTACTTATTCTGCTGATGGTTCAAAATTCCAATACAACAGAGTATCTTTTTTTAGCAGGTTAAATTATTCATATAATGATCGTTACTTATTGCAAGTGACAGTTAGAAAAGATGGTTCTTCTAAATTTGGAGAAGACAGCCGTTGGGGAACTTTCCCTTCTATTGCTTTAGGATGGAAAATCGAACAAGAAGATTTCTTCCCAAAAGATATGATTCTTTCTACTTTAAAATTGCGTGCAAGCTGGGGACAATTGGGTAACGAAGCTGCTTTAGGATATTATTCTGCAAATACATTGATCAAAACAGGAAATTTTTTAGGCAACGGTTATGTTCAGGGTATAGGAAGCAATCCTTGGCCTGGTAGTATTGCAACAGCATTAGAAAATAGAAACCTGCAATGGGAAACTACAGATTCTAAAAATATTGGTATCGATTATACGCTTTTAAAAGGAAAAATTAGCGGTTCGATGAACTACTATCATAATGTAACAGACAATTTGTTGATTACAAAAAAACTGGCTCCATCTGCAGGAATTGATGATCCAGTTCTTAACGTAGGTAAAATTAGCAACAGCGGATTTGAATTTGAAGTAAATTACCGCGATCAGGTTAATGAGTTTAAATACAACGCAGGATTAAACCTTACCACGCTTAAAAACAAAGTAGAAGAACTGGCTAATGACGGACAGACTATTTATGGAGAAGGATTAAAATACGGAGATGAGCACTTTCCAACTCAAGCTCGTGTAGGAAGCCCAATTAGTGGATTCTATTTATACAAAACAGATGGTATTTTCCAATCTGCTGAAGAAGTAGCAGCTCACAATAAAAATGGTGTTTTATTGCAGCCAAATGCACAGCCTGGAGATATTCGCTTTAAAGATTTGAATGGAGATGGCGTTATTGATGAAAATGATAAAGCTTATGCAGGAACAGGACTACCAAAACTAGAAGTAAACCTTAGTTTAGGAGCTAGTTATAAAGGATTTGATTTTTCTGCTTTGATAGGAAGCGGATGGGGTAATAAATTATACAACGGAAACAGATATTTTTATGAGTCTATGAATGCAGGAACCAATATGTTGGCTTCTACATTAAACTCATGGACACCAGAAAATCACAGTAATATTCCGCGTGCCGTATTGCAGGATCCAAACGGAAACAGCCGTGAATCGGATCGTTTTCTTGAAAGTGGCGATTTTATCAGAATGCGTCAGTTGCAATTTGGATATACTATTCCAAACAAAATGTTAGGTAAAGCAAAAATCGACAAACTGAGATTTTATGTAAGCGTCGAAAACTTGTTTACAATCACCAATTATTCGGGAATTGATCCAGAATTTTCACGTGACAAAGTAATTGACACAGGTGTAGACCGTTTTGTTTATCCATTTACAAGATCATTTGTTTCTGGAGTTCAGTATATATTTTAA
- the amaB gene encoding L-piperidine-6-carboxylate dehydrogenase, whose translation MAIEELEITIKEALKELNIQDINEGTSTGLNNFSSGEILESYSPVDGKLIAKIKTSTAADYEKAMEAATAAFKQFRLMPAPQRGEIVRQFGEKLRKNKEALGKLVSYEMGKSLQEGYGEVQEMIDICDFAVGLSRQLHGLTMHSERPGHRMYEQYHSLGVVGIISAFNFPVAVWAWNTALAWVCGDVCVWKPSEKTPLCAVACQNIMAEVIKENNLPEGISCLITGDYKIGELLTNDKRIPLISATGSTRMGKIVAQVVAGRFGKSLLELGGNNAIIVTPDADIKMTVIGAVFGAVGTAGQRCTSTRRLIIHESIYEKVKEALISAYGQLRIGNPLDEKNHVGPLIDKQAVELYNDALKKVVEQGGKILVEGGVLSGDGYESGCYVKPAIAEADNSFEIVQHETFAPVLYLLKYSGTVEAAIEIQNGVMQGLSSAIMTNNLREAELFLSVTGSDCGIANVNIGTSGAEIGGAFGGEKETGGGRESGSDAWKIYMRRQTNTINYTTSLPLAQGIKFDL comes from the coding sequence ATGGCAATCGAAGAATTAGAAATTACAATAAAAGAAGCTTTAAAAGAATTAAACATACAGGACATTAATGAAGGAACTTCAACAGGATTGAATAATTTTTCTAGTGGAGAAATCTTAGAAAGCTATTCGCCTGTAGATGGAAAATTGATTGCAAAAATAAAGACATCTACTGCTGCAGATTATGAAAAAGCGATGGAAGCGGCAACAGCTGCTTTTAAACAATTTAGATTAATGCCGGCTCCGCAGCGTGGAGAAATAGTGCGACAATTTGGAGAAAAATTGCGCAAAAATAAAGAAGCTTTAGGTAAACTGGTTTCTTATGAAATGGGTAAATCTTTGCAGGAAGGTTATGGCGAAGTACAGGAAATGATAGATATCTGTGATTTTGCGGTTGGACTTTCGCGTCAGCTGCACGGATTAACAATGCATTCAGAAAGACCAGGACACAGAATGTATGAGCAGTACCATTCTCTAGGAGTTGTGGGAATCATTTCAGCGTTTAATTTTCCAGTGGCTGTTTGGGCTTGGAATACCGCTCTAGCTTGGGTTTGTGGTGATGTTTGTGTATGGAAACCTTCAGAAAAAACACCTCTTTGTGCAGTTGCTTGTCAAAATATAATGGCAGAGGTTATAAAAGAGAACAATTTGCCTGAAGGAATTTCGTGCTTGATTACAGGAGACTATAAAATTGGTGAATTGCTAACTAACGATAAACGAATTCCGTTAATCTCGGCTACTGGTTCTACGCGAATGGGTAAAATTGTAGCGCAGGTAGTTGCAGGACGTTTTGGAAAATCATTATTGGAATTAGGTGGCAACAACGCCATTATTGTAACGCCAGATGCAGATATTAAGATGACCGTTATTGGTGCCGTTTTTGGTGCTGTTGGTACAGCAGGACAAAGATGTACTTCTACACGCCGTTTAATCATTCATGAAAGCATTTATGAAAAAGTTAAAGAAGCTCTGATTTCTGCCTATGGACAATTGCGTATCGGGAATCCTTTAGACGAAAAAAATCATGTTGGACCTCTTATAGACAAGCAGGCAGTTGAATTGTATAATGATGCTTTGAAAAAAGTGGTAGAGCAAGGAGGTAAAATTCTGGTTGAAGGTGGAGTGCTTTCTGGTGATGGATATGAAAGCGGCTGTTACGTAAAACCTGCAATTGCAGAGGCTGATAATTCTTTTGAAATTGTACAGCACGAAACTTTTGCTCCTGTCTTATACTTATTAAAATATTCGGGCACTGTTGAAGCGGCAATTGAAATACAAAATGGTGTAATGCAAGGATTGTCTTCTGCAATTATGACCAATAATTTAAGAGAAGCCGAATTATTTTTATCTGTAACAGGCTCTGATTGCGGTATTGCAAATGTAAATATTGGAACCTCTGGAGCTGAAATTGGTGGGGCTTTTGGCGGTGAGAAAGAAACTGGTGGTGGCCGGGAATCTGGATCTGATGCCTGGAAAATTTACATGAGAAGGCAAACCAATACAATCAACTATACTACAAGTCTTCCGTTGGCTCAAGGAATAAAATTTGACTTGTAG
- a CDS encoding DUF1338 domain-containing protein — MNKDQLLTKLWEQYVEITPSALKIHELLEDKGEEIKNDHIAIRTFNDKRVNIEVLEKPFLNVGYEAKGEYHFETKKLFAKHYEHATDKDAPRIFISELELEKCSTDLQTTVENLLNNCDQSVFNNPELVLSGSVWNGNSQAVYKLLLEESEYAAWMYVYGFRANHFTINTNALKGFKTLEELNNFLESNGWELNASGGKIKGTPEQLLEQSSTLADLYNIDFEEGTLKVPSCYYEFALRYPMSNGELYQGFVASSADKIFESTDVKLQKTL; from the coding sequence ATGAATAAAGATCAATTACTTACAAAGCTATGGGAGCAATATGTTGAAATTACTCCGTCAGCATTAAAAATTCATGAACTTCTAGAAGACAAGGGAGAAGAAATTAAAAACGATCATATCGCAATTCGTACTTTCAATGATAAGCGTGTGAATATCGAAGTATTAGAGAAACCATTCCTAAATGTGGGTTATGAGGCAAAAGGAGAGTATCATTTTGAAACAAAAAAACTCTTTGCTAAACATTATGAGCACGCAACTGATAAAGATGCACCAAGAATTTTTATTTCTGAACTTGAATTGGAAAAGTGTTCTACTGACTTGCAGACTACAGTAGAGAATTTATTAAACAACTGCGATCAAAGTGTCTTTAATAATCCAGAATTGGTTTTAAGCGGATCTGTTTGGAATGGAAATTCACAAGCGGTTTATAAATTATTATTGGAAGAGTCTGAATATGCAGCTTGGATGTATGTTTATGGATTTAGAGCCAATCACTTTACAATCAATACCAATGCTTTAAAGGGATTTAAAACCTTAGAAGAATTGAATAATTTCTTAGAATCTAATGGATGGGAATTAAACGCATCTGGAGGAAAAATTAAAGGAACTCCAGAACAGTTATTGGAACAATCAAGCACTTTAGCAGATTTGTACAATATTGATTTTGAAGAAGGAACATTAAAAGTGCCGTCATGTTATTATGAATTTGCATTGCGTTATCCAATGTCAAACGGAGAATTGTATCAAGGATTTGTGGCATCATCTGCAGATAAGATATTTGAAAGCACCGATGTAAAGCTTCAAAAAACGCTCTAA
- a CDS encoding Lrp/AsnC family transcriptional regulator: protein MAKVKKNENTDYLDREIIQKLSENARIPFSDLAKELNISNSLVHLRVKKLQDAGIINSFSVKLNPKELGFETITYTGIVTKEAHFSYSIAEKLKAIPEVIECHWVSGKYALFIKIVAANNEELRKILYEQVHQIEGVGSTDSFFSFGSAFEKNLPV, encoded by the coding sequence ATGGCAAAGGTCAAGAAGAATGAAAATACTGACTATTTAGATAGAGAAATCATACAAAAACTTAGCGAGAATGCAAGAATACCATTTTCTGATCTGGCTAAAGAATTAAATATTTCTAATTCGCTGGTACATCTAAGGGTTAAAAAACTCCAAGACGCAGGAATAATTAATAGCTTTTCTGTAAAATTAAATCCGAAAGAGCTTGGTTTTGAAACTATTACCTATACAGGAATTGTTACGAAAGAGGCTCACTTTTCTTACTCAATCGCCGAAAAGCTAAAAGCAATTCCCGAAGTGATTGAGTGTCATTGGGTATCGGGAAAATATGCTTTGTTCATAAAAATTGTCGCTGCAAATAATGAAGAGCTTCGTAAAATTTTATACGAACAAGTGCATCAGATTGAAGGCGTTGGAAGCACCGATTCGTTTTTCTCCTTTGGTTCTGCTTTTGAGAAAAATCTGCCAGTATAA
- a CDS encoding SDR family oxidoreductase: MNKILVTGGNGHLGKYIVDILLEKGFKTAVLTTQANNCVQNNLEFFTGDLFKNFGLKEAAAGAEIVIHCASNPRDFQQTDIEGTKKLLQALDSNSIKHFIYISIVGIDKSDYPYYQGKLEVENSIANSGIPFTILRTTQFHDFVLTMIKALESQSVESDVMTIPSGLRFQSVAVQEVAALLASLTFESPKGLMRDFGGPKMLHLEEMIQIYFEVIQSNKNLALKEPEDIRHRLFTTGINLCPENNSGKQTWEEYLINIIN; this comes from the coding sequence ATGAATAAGATATTAGTTACTGGCGGAAATGGACATCTAGGAAAATATATTGTTGATATATTATTAGAAAAAGGTTTCAAAACAGCTGTATTAACAACTCAAGCAAATAATTGTGTTCAAAATAACTTAGAGTTTTTTACAGGAGATTTGTTTAAAAATTTTGGTTTGAAAGAAGCAGCAGCTGGAGCAGAAATCGTTATTCACTGTGCAAGTAATCCTAGAGACTTTCAGCAAACTGATATAGAAGGCACAAAAAAATTACTGCAAGCATTAGATAGTAATTCAATCAAACATTTCATTTATATTTCTATTGTCGGAATTGATAAAAGCGATTATCCTTATTACCAAGGAAAATTGGAAGTTGAAAATAGTATCGCAAATAGTGGCATTCCTTTTACAATCCTTAGAACTACACAATTTCATGATTTTGTGCTTACTATGATAAAGGCATTAGAGAGTCAAAGTGTAGAATCTGATGTAATGACAATTCCATCTGGGCTGAGGTTCCAATCTGTAGCTGTACAAGAAGTCGCTGCATTATTAGCCTCTCTTACATTCGAATCTCCAAAAGGTTTAATGCGAGATTTTGGAGGTCCAAAGATGCTTCATTTAGAAGAAATGATTCAAATTTACTTTGAAGTAATTCAGAGCAATAAAAATCTCGCATTAAAAGAGCCAGAAGATATTCGCCATAGATTATTTACTACAGGAATAAATCTGTGCCCAGAAAATAATAGTGGTAAACAGACTTGGGAAGAATATCTGATTAATATTATAAACTAG